Genomic segment of Acinetobacter larvae:
TACCCAATGGACCCCTGAAATCGCTCAACAGCTTGCGGAGCCCTTACAAATACAGCTTAGTGCTTGGCATTTAGAGGTATTGGCTGCTGTTCGAAGCTTTTACCAACAATTTGGTCACGCACCTGCTACTCGCCCATTGCTTAAATATCTCAATAAAAGCTTAGACCCGGAGCTAAATAACACTGTGTTACAGCAACGTTTTAATACGGGCTTAGTGGCGCGACAATTAAGCCGTCTCGCAGGAATCCCAAAACCTGCAAATTGTCTGTAATCTTGAAAGCAATTGTAACCCTTAAAGCGACTGTAGTCTTTGCAGCAAAGCAATAGATGCTCCAACATAAAATGCTATTTTTAGCCTGCCCTGAGTGGGTGAGATTGTTGATTGCTAATAATTTTGCCATTGCTTGCTGAGAACATACCCGCTCGCTACGTGTTTGATTGAATATACAAACCCTCTATAAATGAGCATTTTGGTCATTCAAGCCATCTGCGATTTATTGCGATGGCTTAGCCTAGGTCTTTCATCTCAGGGACGATACAGCCCATGCATCTCAGATGCCATAACATAGACCAGCTTTTGCTCTTGTCCACATGATATTGACGCTACCCTGTATTCTGGCTATATAAAGCCAATATTTCTGAGAAACGTCTTGCTCTCAAAATATAAGCATATATTTTTCATAAACTTACAAAAATTAAATAAGATATGATCAATTTTAAAAACCTTGTACACCGAAATAACAACATTTTTTACTTAGACCACGGGATCTATCATAAAAATTAAGATTACTACGCTGCGTCTCCACTCAGGCAATGATATCTACCAGCAAATACCTGCCTTATTCTGCCTTACAAAGCCTCGAGCAAGCTCATGGGTACAGCAAATGTATCATTGTGCTTTTATCATTTTGGTCAATTCAAGCAAAATCTTTACCAAGAATAATCTATCTAGAATTTGTCATTTTTTAACATTGTCAGATCAAAGCAAAATTAACAATAATGCAGACCGGATTGATGGCGCTTTTCTACAATGTTCAATACAAACTATAAAATAATTGTAAAAAATTATGCCATAATAATTAAACTTTGCAGTGATCTTGCAAAGTTTAAGTGTAACTTTTAAATTTGGAGCAGGCTGCATGAGTTCGACTATTTTGGTTCTTCATGGACCAAACTTAAACTTGCTAGGACAGCGCGAACCTGAAGTCTATGGTCATTTGACCCTTAACGATATCAATCAACAGTTATCGACACAAGCTGCGCAACAGCACATCCAACTTGCAACTTTCCAAAGTAATTGGGAAGGCGCACTTGTTGACCGAATACATCAAGCACCACAACAAGGGGTTGGATTTATTATTATTAATCCAGCAGCACTGACACATAGCTCCGTTGCATTAAGAGATGCTTTGCTCGGCGTTGCCCTCCCTTTTATTGAAGTGCATTTATCGAATGTCCATGCGCGTGAAGCATTTCGACATCATTCATATTTATCTGATAAAGCAATTGGCGTCATTTGTGGCTTAGGTGCCCAAGGTTATCGTGCTGCACTCGATTATGCCATTGCCCATCTTCAATCTACATCCCTATCATAATTTTAGGAAAATAAACCCATGGATATTCGTAAAATTAAAAAGCTCATTGATTTGATGATTGAATCTGATCTTCAAGCAATTGAAGTCAAAGAAGGAGATCAATCAATTGCTTTAACTAGGCGTAATCCAGTGGTTGGTCAGGTCATTGCACCTGCGGCTGCGCCAGTCGAAACTCCAGTGGTTAAATCCGCAGCCCGTGGTGCTGTTGAAACATCACCGATGGTGGGGGTGTTTTATGCAGCGCCAAGCCCTGGTGAAGCACCATTTGTCAATGTAGGTCAAACCATTTCCGCTGGTGAAACACTTGGCATCATTGAAGCCATGAAAATTATGAATCCGATCGAAGCAACACAAAGCGGTGTCATTGAAGAAATTCTCGTTAAAAATGGTGACGTGATTCAATTTGGACAACCATTATTCCGCTACCGCGCTTAAGCTTATAGGGGATAACAATGTTGCAAAAAGTATTGATTGCAAACCGTGGTGAAATTGCTTTACGCATTACCCGAGCTTGTAAAACACTGGGGATCAAAACCGTAGGTATTTATTCAGATGCAGACAAAGATCTGATGCACCTACATTTTGTTGATGAAGCCGTTTGTATTGGACCTGGCGCAAGCAGTGATAGTTATTTAAATATTCCAGCAATTATCACCGCAGCAGAAATTACCGGTGCAGATGCAATTCACCCAGGTTATGGTTTTCTCTCAGAGAATGCTGAATTTGCTGAAATTGTTGAAAGCTCAGGTTTTATCTTTATTGGCCCTCGTCCAGAGCATATCCGCCTGATGGGAAATAAAGTATCCGCCATTACCGCAATGCGTAAAGCGGGCGTTCCAACCGTACCGGGTTCAGCACACGCGGTTACACCCAATAATGCGTTGGCTGAAGCCAAAGAAATTGGTTTCCCATTGATCGTAAAAGCTGCCGCAGGTGGTGGTGGTCGGGGTATGCGTATCGTTGAGCGTGTTGACACCCTACTCGAATCTGTACAAGCGGCGCAACGCGATGCAGAAATGTGGTTTGGTGATGACACGGTCTATATGGAACGCTTCCTGCAAAAACCTCGTCACGTTGAGATTCAAGTGCTCGGCGATGGCAATGGTCATGCCATACATCTATATGATCGTGATTGTTCTTTACAACGCCGTCACCAAAAGGTGCTTGAAGAAGCACCCGCACCGAACTTACCAGAACAAGCTCGCGCAGATATTTTAGAAGCCTGTGTGAATGCTTGTAAGTTGATTCAGTATCGAGGTGCAGGAACGTTTGAGTTTTTGTTTGAAGATGATGAATTTTTCTTCATTGAAATGAATACACGTGTTCAAGTAGAGCACCCAGTGACTGAGCAAGTGACAGGCATTGATATTATTGAGCAACAACTTCGCATTGCTGCTGGTTTAGGCTTAAATCTGTCACAAGAAGATATTTCAGTACAAGGACATGCGATCGAGTGTCGTATCAATGCAGAAGATCCATCTACCTTTTTACCTTCGCCAGGTAAAATTGAAAGCTTCTATGCACCAGGTGGTGCAGGAATTCGCTTAGATTCACATATTTATACGGGATATAGTATTCCACCATATTATGACTCTATGATTGCTAAGCTGATTGCACATGGTAAAGACCGTGCTACAGCAATTGCACGTATGAAACAAGCTTTGGATGAAATGATCTTGACGGGTATTAAAACCAATATTCCCCTGCACAAAGATTTAATTCTAGAAGATGCTCAATTTTGTGAACAGGCAATGGATATTCATTATTTAGAGAATCATTTATTAAAACAACTTGAAGTTACCACGGTAGACCTTAAAGTTTAATTTTATTTCATACGGTTTTCCCTTAGCCCTAACCTCGGTTAGGGCTTCTTTTTAGAAGCGACTTATCTCTTTACCTCAATTCTCTTTGCCTCAATATTTTGCTATATTTCAAACTCACTTTTTCTTCAAATTATAAAATCGCAATACACACAGATCATTTTTCAGTTTATCTCTTCGCCGCAGCTCAGTATACTACAACGCATAATATGCTCACTATACTGAAATAAAAGCCATTTATTATGATGTTTAGCTGTATGCAATGGCTTGATTTGAATTTTAGTGATTTGGCTTTGCAAAAAGTTTTAACGCAGCTATATTATTGTACAACTTTAAAATGATAAATTTTCCGGGATTTTCTACTCTCTATGTTGCCTACTCATTCAAAAAAAGCATGGCTCTTGGTTTTGGCACTCAGCCCTATTTTCATCACTGGATGCCAAGTTGTCAGTGTTAAAAATCAAGCACTCAATGTCACCATCGCGAATGAGCGGGATAATATTCTCACCCGTAGTAAATTAAGTGAAGCAACATTAAACGTCTTATCTATGACGGGCAGCGAGGCGAAACATTGTGAAATTGATCCCGAGCAATGTATTACTGGTTTATTAAAAATTCCACAAATCCAAGATGAACAACTCTATTCTGCCGCCAGCGAGCTTTATTTATCTCGTGCACTGGCGCTTGATTCAGAATGTAAACTCAGTCGCTTTAGTCAACGCCATAAAGAAGAAAAGCAACAGCAAGAAATCGAAAGCTATCACAAATGCTTAGATCAACAAATTTATATGTATGATAAAAGCATACGCTATAGTTATGTTTACTTATTTAAAACACGACGTGGACCGCAAGACCGTATTTTTGATAATAGACAAGTTCAGATCCGAGATTTTTACAATCAGGCTCTCGCTAAAATGATTACAACCTACAGTGTTAGACATAAAACAGAAGGTGTGATCGATAAAGAACTCAAGTTTGGCAACAATACCTTTCATATCAACTTTACTGGTTATCCACAACTCGCCAATGAAAGCGTTGAAAGTTTATTATCTAGCTATAATCTAAACTTCTCAGGCTTACGCTCAATTAACCGTCGCGATGGTTTTGGCTCCGAGTTTATTGCAATATTAAATAAACCAGATGCACCAGAAATGAACGATTATATTATCGATCCTTTACATCATAAATATAAAAATGGTATGAACCCCAATATCCACCAGCCTCGATATTTATCTGTAAGTATCGTTGCCGAGCCCAGATCAGACCAATATAGTATTGAACAAATTTTAAATAATGCCGATTTTGATATTAAAGTATTCGACCCCTATAGTGTCGACAACCTCAAAGTTGCTGGGCGTGAATATCCTCTAGCCGCGAATTTCTCTGCACCTTATGGCTTATGGTTGGCTGAAAACAAACTCGGAATTTCAGCCTATTTGAGTTTGATTGATCGCGATCAAAACCTCACCATGCCGCACCTCTATATGCTTGAACCTTATAATCCCAATAAAAAAGTCATTGTATTGGTACATGGTCTAGCCAGTAGTCCTGAAGCATGGATTCGACTCACCAACGATATTATGGGTGATCCTGTTTTACGGGATCATTATCAAGTTTGGCAAGTGTTTTATTCTACCAATATGCCCATTTTTGAAAGTCGCTATCAAATTAATGCCATCATTAACCAGACTTTCTCAACACTTGATCCACAGGCATCTGCAGCAAAAGATGCTGTTTTAATTGGTCATAGTATGGGTGGGATTATTGCGCGACTATTGGTCAGCGACCACAATTTGGTCAACTCTGCTACAACCGTGTTTTCCCCGCGAGAAGCAAATCGTTTAAAACAAAACCCTATATTCCAAGAGCGTTTAACCATCAAACCGATTGAAAATTTTGATCGCGCAATTTTCCTCGCTGCGCCACACCGCGGCACTGCTTTTGCTGATCGTTGGTTTACCCGTTTAGCACGTCGTATTATTAAACTTCCTGGCGCATTTGTTGGTGCAATGGTCAATACCATTGAAGACAAAGATATACACGTAAAAGACTTTGTAAATGAAATTGGCAAAGGAATTATTCAAAATGGTCCAAGTGATTTAAGTCATAATTCTAAATTTACGTTATTAACTGAAGATATTCAGCCTCGTAAAGGTATGATCTTTCATTCTATTATGGGCAATGTCACAGACAGTAATGACCCTGATGTTATGACAGATGGAATTGTGCCGTATAAAAGTGCTCACTTAGGCGGAGCCAAATCAGAAAAAATTATTAAAGGTGGACATTCTATTCAAGAAACACCCGAAGCAGTATTAGAATTACGCCGTATTTTAAGAGAGCATTTAACCCAATTGAACATCTATAAACCCAACTCTTAGACAGATGGCTATGACGGTTATCAAAATGCTCTCACGGAGCGAATCAATGGTATTTTAAAAATGTTTTATTTGCTCAGTCAACTTTTTATCAATCCAATGAACATTGGCATATTTCATTTCCAAGTTATGTGTATCTGATGACTCTTCATTTCCATCAGGATAGCCTTTGATATACAGTTTAATGCCGCTTTTGCTAATGAAATCTGTCAAATGATATTGATCATTAAAACCATCCCAATCTACCTTAATTTCGGCTCCAGCAGAATATGAACCTTGTTGATCAGATAACATCTGACTACCAGCCCAACAGCTTCTACCGTAATTCTGTCAAAATTACCCTTTTGAACTTTCAACTTTATTTCGAGCTATTCTGCTGAGGTATCACCTGCAGCATTAGGAACACCAAACGGCGAAAATAGCTTACCAGTCGGCTTTATACTTACAAATTTAATTTCATGGCTTTTATTTATGAGTATCTTTAAAGTTCGACGTAGTATCGTGTGATGACATAGCGCTTGCAAAAGCAGCTCCACCAATGTCAGGACCGGTATCACCCTACCAGCAAATTCTGTATCGACATAAGCTTACAACCACACGATAATGTATCGTTCACACGTGCCGCAGATTTTCCCATAATCTGCATACATTTATTGTTATATACGGCGTTACCATTCTTAACCTTTGATTAATTTAAGAATTATTGAATAATTAATCTCAAAAATCACCAAGGGTTCAAAACAACAAAAAAAAAAGCAAAAATTTTATAAATATTTTTAAATTATTTAGTTTAACTGTACAAAAGAAAACTGCACAAGGCTGATTTTAAGATACTATTATTCGGACTTGAAAAGGATGCGAACTTTACTTTTAAAATTCCGAGAGCTCTTCTAACTTTATATATCCCCAAGATAAGCCATTTTCAGTAGATTTTTTATACCAGTATTTTGCCAAATCAATATTAACCGGACCACCCTCTCCATTTTCATACATTTCAGCAAGAGCAAACTGCGCTACAGCTAGATCTTGATTTGCAGACCTAGTCATCCACTCTCGTGCTTTTATCATATCTTTTTTTACGCCATCACCACTAAAATACATCATGGAAAGATCGTGTTGAGCTACAGCATGCCCTTGATTTGCCGATTTTTGATACCAATAAATTGATTTTTTTATATTCTCATCAAACCCTTGTCCATTAAAATACGCAAAAGCTAAATAAAACTGGGCATCCTTATTATTCTGTTTAGCAGCTTTTAAAAACCACTCATTAGCCTTATTGAAATCCCTATCTATACCATAGCTGCCATTATGATATATTCTACCCACACTAGTTTGCGCGTCGGCATCCCCTTGCTTTGCAGCACTTAAATACCATGCAAGTGCTTTATACACATCTCTTTTTACAAACTCCTCATTGAAAACCATTGTATTTATTTCAGCTTTATCTGTTATCTTTCGATTAGTATTTAAATTTGACTTCGCGGCAATAACAGCATTTGAAAACAACATTAATCCAAGTAAAAGAATACACGTCTTATTCACCAATCATCCCTCAAATCATTTTCTCTAAAATAAAAAGCCCATATTTTGTGAGCCTATCTAAGCATCTCACTAATCTTATAAATCAGTATTAATACGATCAATAACAGATGAAGCTAAGTCTAGAACACCTTTACTTATGTCAGAAACTAATTCCAGCACTTCTATAGAATCTGGATTAATTGAGTGTACCTTGATCTGTATGAAATAAAATACCCACAAGCTTCAAATGCACTTCATAAGCCATTCTTAATGCTCTGCCGTTAGCTGGCTGCCTGGTAAATCTGACACTGCAAAAAAAGGAATAACGAAAATATTTTAAGGACCAAAAAGAATATGGTGAAAATTAAGATGGCTTAAACAAAAAGCCGCTCCATTAAATTAATGGAGCGGCTTTTTCTCGGAGTTGGTATCTTCATTTTCTGGTGCAGATAATTACCAATATTACCAGAAAAGCTGGTATTTCAGTAAAAATACGCAACTTTTAGCAAGATGTGGACGATAAAAAACCTGCGATGACTTTATATAAAAATCATGCAGGTTATTGTTTTATATAAATATTATTTAGCTACAGAGGCTTCAGTCGTAATGTTTACAATGATTTTATCCCCAACATTTGGGATATAGTTTGCGATCCCAAATGCAGAACGATCAAAACTTGCCTTGGCATTAAAACCAACAGACTCAACCTTAGTCATTGGATGTACACCTTTTTTATTCAATACAGCATTTAACACAACAGGTTTTGTAATGCCCTTCACTGTAAGATTACCTGTGATTTTAAAATTTTTCTTATCTTGAGTTTCTACTTTGGTACTTTTAAAGCTGATATTTGGATATTTTGCAGCATTAAACCAATCAGCCGTTTGGAATTCTTTATCCAATGCATCAACATTGGTATTCACACTGCTCACAGGAATTATGACTGTAACAGAAGAATTTTCTGGTTTATCTTCATCGATTTGAATGGTGCCTTGAATATCACGAAAATTTGCAGATGGCGTAGAAAAACCTAAATGATCCCAAGTAAAAACCGTTGCCGTATGGGTTGGGTCTATTTTATAACTCACTGGCTTTGCCATAATAGCTTGGCTAAGACCAGCTGTTAATAATGCAGCAGATAACCATTTTAATGTTAATTGGCTAGTATATTTCATTGTCATATATCTCTCATTTACAATAGCCTTAAGTCTATAGATTTATTCTCATGTTGCACCGAGCTAGATAAAACGATATGTTGCATTTATGCAACAACTCTCAGACAAATCCCCTGCTGTTGACGCCATCACACCTTAACCGCAGAAAATTCTATGGACTTACTGTTACTGTTAATTGCTGTTTTACAAAGAAAAACATCACTTATCACACTTTTCAGTTCTTATTAGAGATAATAGCGCCAAGTCTGATATAGCGATGAAAAGATGAACCTGTTTATTTATCCAATTTTTGTCTGTCTGGCATTGTTATTATCCAATATTTTAACAACCCACACAGCCTATGCTGAATCAAAATTTCTTCCACCGCAACAAGCTTTTCAATTTTCAGCAGAATCTGTCAGCCCACAGCAAATCAAATTACAGTGGAAAATAGCGGACCATTACTATCTATATCATGACCAATTTAAAGTTAAACAACAGCAACAAGCCATCAAACTACAGCTCCCTGCAGGGCAAGCCAAAAATGACCCAACCTTTGGCTTAACAGATGTCCATTATGGTCAAGTACAAGCAACGATTCAGGTGCAACCGGAAAAGCGTTATACCATTTTTTGGCAAGGTTGCGCAGAGGAAGGGCTCTGCTACCCGATGCAGAGAGCGACTTTTCAGACGGACTCCACTGGTTTACTGATCTCTGAGCAAAATACCACGCAACATAATGCTTTACTTCCTCCGCCAAAAGTAACAAACCAAGCACATCGTCTAAACTTGGATACCTTTGAAACTGCCGCATCAAAACAAAACCATGCACAGAGCGTCGATCAAAAAACAGCAGATAAATTTATTCCAACAAAAGAACAAGGTCGACCAGCAATAAAGAGTGAGAAGCTTGAGGTCGCTTCATCACTCACAACGGATATAGCCCCAGAAACAAATGAAGTAGATCAAATCAACACTGATGTCACACATACGCCAGAACAAAAGAATATAGCGCAAATCACAGAGACAACTGTCGATCCTACCGAAAACCATAAGCTTATCTCAACACCAAAAGAAAGCACTTTCAGCCTCAACAATGACCAACAGTTTTTACAGTTGTTATCCCCCGACAGATTTCTGATTAACCTTGGTGTATTTTTTATATTAGGTATATTGCTGGCATTTTTACCCTGCTCATTACCACTCATTCCAATTCTATCCGGTATTATAGTGCAGCGTAGTCAAGGCTATAAAGCTGTTGCCGTCGCCTTATGTTTTGTAGTCAGTATGGCATTGGTTTATAGCCTAATGGGCATTATCGTTGCTGAGATTGGCTATAGTGTACAACGATGGTTTCAAAACCCATGGATCATTGGGTCATTTGCCGTTATTTTTATATTACTGGCCTTTAATTTATTTGGACTCTATCAGCTTTCACTGCCGCAAGTTTTTATCAATAAACTAGATCAGCTACAGAATAAACAACAAGGTGGTACTTTTATTGGAGCTGCTATAATGGGCGCGCTTTCTGCGCTGATTGTCGGACCTTGTATGAGTGCCCCTTTAGCCGGTGCCTTACTCTTTGTATCGCAAAGCCAAAATGCGCTAATGGGCGGACTATATTTATTTATCTTAGGTTTAGGTTTGGGACTTCCTTTATTTATTGCCAGTGTTTTTGGTGCAAAATATTTGCCTAAACCTGGTGATTGGATGGATCGTTTAAAATTCTGTTTCGGCTTTATGATGCTAATCTTGGCAGTATATTTTATACGTCCAATGATTGGTAGTTTTTACTATGCAGTATTGTTAGCAGTTTTATGCATTGCTTTAAGCGTATATTTTATCTATCTCATCCGTGTCAGCCATAAAGTTTGGACACGTTTATTTTTTATCGCTGCCATAGGATGTAGTATATGGGCTGCAGTTTGGCAATCACAGCAGGCTTATTATGCCAAGCAACATCATCTACAACGTGAACATCTGCTTCCTTGGCAACAAGTAAATACCACTGAGCAGCTACAGCAGGCGTTGCAACAAGCGCGACAAGAACAGCGACCAATTTTAATCGATGTCTATGCCGATTGGTGTGTTGCTTGTCAACCTATCGAGAACGATGTAATGCCTCACCCGGATGTACAACAACAGCTACAACGTCTAGTGAGAATTAAGCTCGATCTTACACATTACCATCCGTCACAAGAGCAAATACTACAACAGCATGAAATTCTCGGCCCTCCAACCATGCTATTTCTCAATCCGGAAGGACAAGAACAACGTGAGCTTCGCCTCACAGGCAGCTTCTCCGCATCGAAATTTATACAACAGATGCAACGCTTACAAGCAACGCAAGCGCAATAACAAATATTCAGAGGGTGATGCTTGGCAAAGCCCTTTCTTACCACAGATGAGAGACATCATGCGACTGATAAAATCTTTAATCACACTAAGCTTGATCGCTACAACCAGTACTGTAATGGCTTCCAATGCCAAACTGCAACAACAACTGCAAGCACAAGGTTATCAATTCATTGAAAAAATACCTGCGCCAGCGGGCCTAGAGGGCTGGGTTGGCCTGAAAGATGACTACCCCTCTACGGTCTTTATTTCCAATGATCAGAAATATTATATTGTCGGTAGTTTGATGAACGCCAACAACGAAGATTTAACCGAACAAGCCATTCAGCAGCATGCAAAATCTGCTGTGCTCGATAAAGTCTGGGAAAATCTCGAAAACTCAACTTGGATTTTGGATGGTAAAGCCGATGCCCCCAAAGTGGTTTATGTTTTTACCGATGTAAATTGCCCCTATTGTTATCAATTTTGGCAACAAGCTCGCCCTTGGGTTGATGCAGGAAAAGTGCAATTAAGACATATTATGGTTGGTGTCATTCGTGACACTAGTCGTGGTCAAGCTGCAACGCTCTTGAGTCACAAAGATCCTGCGGCACTTTTTAAACAATATAACCAAAGCGCAATGAAAAAGAATATTGCAACAATGGCAAAAATCCCAGCAAAAATCGAACAGCAATTAGATGCTAATGAAGCACTGATGCAAAAATATGGCTTCTATGCAACACCAGCGATGCTATGGAAAAATGCCCAAGGTCAACTTGAAAGTATGGATGGGCTGCCACAAAATCCTAAAGATATTTTCCAATAATTCATCCTAGATACTGCTGTTAGCCACTACGCTTAAACACTGTTCCTAGAGAATATTTATACCCCGAGCTTTTACGCTCCAAAGGATAAATATTCTCTCACAGTTATTACACTCAACCATTACAAAATCGTTGAATACACGAATAGTCAGCCCTAGATATTAACGTCAATGCATAACGTCATCTCGAATGAAGTAAAGCCCACCCGTTGAGCAAGCAATAATATTCGTTAAAAGCCAATCAGTTAAGAGCTAAGCGGTTAAAAGCTAATAAATGTCATGATAAGTAAATGTCATGATAAGAGGTAAATCAACATGGTGAATAAAACCACCACCTCAGCTATTTCTATACTCGCCCCTAAAGTATCCCCTGTAATACCACCAAAACGCTTTATAAATGTAGCACGCAATAAACAGGTAAATAGCGTTAAAACACCTATGGCAATCAATCCTCCGATACTCCACAAGACTGAAAAAGCGATACACAATAATAAAATAGTACTGGTTGCCAGCTGATGTAAATGTTGACTCATGGCAGCTGCCAAACCACTTTCACGTACATATTCTGTCGTGAGTAAAAGTAACATTGCAGCAGCACGCCCTAGAACAGGACTAATAATCAATAAACTCAAATGATGTTGTGCCAATATCACATAAAGTGCAGACCATTTTAATAGACACAGCATCATTAAACTGAGCACCCCCATAGTACCGCAGTGTGGATCTTTCATGATCGACAAACGGCGTTGAGGATCAGCATTGCCATCCATCCACGCATCACAGGTATCGGCTAAACCATCTAAATGCAGCCCACCCGTGAGCAGCACCCACAACACCAATAAGAGTGTGCTAGATAAAATAATAGGCAATGGATGCAAGAGATAGGCTACTGCAAAAAGTAAAGCCCCAATAATCATGCCTATCACAGGATAAAATA
This window contains:
- the dsbG gene encoding thiol:disulfide interchange protein DsbG, with amino-acid sequence MRLIKSLITLSLIATTSTVMASNAKLQQQLQAQGYQFIEKIPAPAGLEGWVGLKDDYPSTVFISNDQKYYIVGSLMNANNEDLTEQAIQQHAKSAVLDKVWENLENSTWILDGKADAPKVVYVFTDVNCPYCYQFWQQARPWVDAGKVQLRHIMVGVIRDTSRGQAATLLSHKDPAALFKQYNQSAMKKNIATMAKIPAKIEQQLDANEALMQKYGFYATPAMLWKNAQGQLESMDGLPQNPKDIFQ
- a CDS encoding adenosylcobinamide-GDP ribazoletransferase, which codes for MKAFLVALQFLTTIPIRLKQAPSELQQAASVLFYPVIGMIIGALLFAVAYLLHPLPIILSSTLLLVLWVLLTGGLHLDGLADTCDAWMDGNADPQRRLSIMKDPHCGTMGVLSLMMLCLLKWSALYVILAQHHLSLLIISPVLGRAAAMLLLLTTEYVRESGLAAAMSQHLHQLATSTILLLCIAFSVLWSIGGLIAIGVLTLFTCLLRATFIKRFGGITGDTLGASIEIAEVVVLFTMLIYLLS